Proteins from a genomic interval of Microbacterium abyssi:
- a CDS encoding YccF domain-containing protein has translation MRTILNIIWVVFAGWALFLGYVVAGILLCIPILTIPWAIASFRLAGYALWPFGRQVVDKPRSGAAAFLGNIVWVVLAGWWLAIAHIISGLALCITIIGIPMAIADFKMVPISLMPLGKDVVSTRRGPFDAK, from the coding sequence ATGCGCACGATCCTCAACATCATCTGGGTGGTCTTCGCCGGTTGGGCGCTGTTCCTCGGCTATGTCGTCGCCGGCATCCTGCTGTGCATCCCGATCCTCACGATCCCCTGGGCGATCGCGTCGTTCCGTCTCGCCGGCTACGCGCTCTGGCCGTTCGGGCGGCAAGTCGTCGACAAGCCGAGATCCGGTGCCGCAGCATTTCTCGGCAACATCGTCTGGGTCGTTCTGGCCGGCTGGTGGCTCGCGATCGCACACATCATCTCGGGACTCGCGCTGTGCATCACGATCATCGGCATCCCGATGGCGATCGCCGACTTCAAGATGGTGCCGATCTCGCTCATGCCGCTCGGCAAGGACGTCGTCTCCACCCGTCGCGGGCCGTTCGACGCGAAGTAG
- a CDS encoding lamin tail domain-containing protein — MSRLSRGLAASVVGALGAATLLAAPTAAVAAAEPLGIRINEVVSNGGIPDDWIEFYNHSDGPVDLTDYVVKDDDDAHAYVFPAGTVVEPGAYLVLDTLTDGAGHFDFGLGKGDSVRLFAPGDADGATPLLEATWPAGTHAVPSWGAKGEGADVEYAVTADSTKGAENIFPTEGDGGGEDEGDGGDPVAGSVVLNEVDSGPADWVELYNPGAEALDLSGYELRDNSDDHRWRFPAGSVISGGQFLVVEAAAAGRVFDDESDTYADGEFGDAIGIGSADEIRLFDASGTLSDRTGAWEGHANIDGDEIAATLARCPDGRGEFVLAHETKGAANSCVLPDVVINEIESNGDATDWIEVVNLGSTPVDMSGWTAMDDDPVGHAGETTPLAAGTVLEPGAYFVFDQTRDFVFGLGGGDTATIRDARGITVAEHAYPDHADGVWARCEDGTGEFADLATSTKGIRNACGSPVRINEVESDGEPDWVELVNPTGEMLDVSGIVVKDDDDTHAYEIAEGTSIPANGYLVIDELDFGIGKDDIVRVFDGEQLVDSTSWGGAHIAPTWGRCPDTTGPFAATSESTPGTANVCVGEIAVSAWPGSADVRALDSIPMFLEDSSGLDVQQTAEGAFLWAVDNGTGTIWKLKASADGSVSFADGWVDGKRVRFQKDASDAGAAGPDTEGITVDGSGLVYLASERDNGDKGVNQNKILQVDPDAAGPDLVALTEWDLTELLPAVGANLGIEAVEWVSDATLAGKLFDDNTNAPYDGSAYAGDGLFFVAVEDGGGVYAFALAADGSAELVSTIDPGLAGVMSLDYDSVLGVLWAVCDDGCGGKSAQITLNGSDKPGIAHFARPAGIPDINNEGFATAPASLATDGQRPVWWFADGYTSNALRTGTLPAAADGEGPDDGEGPGNGGGGGDGGSQPGPSVEPLPGTALVDGNRGDATVSQSVVAPGGQVTITVGTQHAGVDVEVWMYSDPVFLAGGTLNAAGAITVSIPTDAPAGSHRLAVYSADGELLGWANIEVSGGAALAATGSELPTGNLVLALGLLIAGALAVTLRRRAQKA; from the coding sequence ATGTCTCGCCTGTCTCGCGGGCTCGCGGCATCGGTGGTCGGCGCCCTCGGCGCCGCCACCCTTCTCGCCGCACCGACCGCCGCTGTCGCCGCTGCAGAGCCGCTCGGCATCCGCATCAACGAAGTCGTCTCCAACGGGGGCATCCCGGACGACTGGATCGAGTTCTACAACCACTCCGACGGTCCAGTCGATCTGACGGATTACGTGGTCAAAGACGATGACGACGCACACGCGTATGTCTTCCCCGCCGGCACGGTCGTCGAGCCCGGTGCCTACCTCGTCCTCGACACGCTGACGGATGGCGCGGGCCACTTCGACTTCGGTCTGGGCAAGGGAGACAGCGTCCGCCTCTTCGCGCCCGGCGACGCGGACGGCGCGACTCCGCTGCTCGAGGCGACATGGCCCGCCGGCACTCACGCAGTGCCCAGCTGGGGCGCGAAGGGCGAAGGCGCCGACGTCGAATACGCCGTCACGGCCGACTCGACCAAGGGCGCGGAGAACATCTTCCCGACCGAGGGTGACGGCGGGGGCGAGGACGAAGGCGACGGCGGCGATCCCGTCGCCGGCTCGGTCGTCCTCAACGAGGTCGACTCCGGCCCCGCCGATTGGGTCGAGTTGTACAACCCGGGCGCCGAGGCGCTCGACCTCTCGGGTTACGAGCTCCGCGACAACTCCGACGACCACCGCTGGCGGTTCCCCGCCGGAAGCGTGATCTCCGGCGGCCAGTTCCTCGTCGTCGAGGCCGCAGCCGCCGGTCGTGTGTTCGACGATGAAAGCGACACATACGCGGACGGCGAGTTCGGCGACGCGATCGGCATCGGCAGCGCCGACGAGATCAGGCTCTTCGACGCGAGCGGCACGCTGAGCGACCGCACCGGCGCCTGGGAGGGCCACGCGAACATCGACGGCGACGAGATCGCCGCGACTCTCGCGCGCTGCCCGGACGGGCGGGGCGAGTTCGTTCTCGCACACGAGACGAAAGGCGCTGCCAACTCTTGCGTTCTGCCTGACGTCGTGATCAACGAGATCGAGTCCAACGGCGATGCGACCGACTGGATCGAGGTCGTGAACCTCGGTTCGACCCCGGTCGACATGTCCGGGTGGACGGCGATGGACGACGACCCGGTCGGTCACGCCGGCGAGACCACGCCGCTCGCCGCAGGGACCGTCCTCGAGCCCGGCGCCTACTTCGTGTTCGATCAGACCCGGGACTTCGTCTTCGGTCTCGGCGGTGGTGACACCGCCACGATCCGGGATGCCCGTGGGATCACGGTCGCCGAGCACGCGTACCCCGACCACGCGGACGGCGTATGGGCGCGCTGCGAAGACGGCACGGGCGAGTTCGCGGACCTCGCGACCTCGACCAAGGGGATCCGCAACGCCTGCGGCAGCCCGGTGCGCATCAACGAGGTCGAGTCCGACGGCGAACCCGACTGGGTCGAGCTCGTGAACCCGACGGGCGAGATGCTCGACGTCTCGGGCATCGTCGTGAAGGACGACGACGACACTCACGCGTACGAGATCGCCGAGGGCACCAGCATCCCGGCGAACGGATACCTCGTGATCGACGAACTCGACTTCGGGATCGGCAAGGACGACATTGTTCGCGTGTTCGACGGCGAGCAGCTCGTGGACTCGACCTCATGGGGTGGTGCGCACATCGCGCCCACCTGGGGCCGCTGCCCCGACACCACCGGCCCGTTCGCGGCGACGTCGGAGTCCACACCCGGCACGGCCAACGTCTGCGTCGGTGAGATCGCGGTCTCGGCATGGCCCGGTTCGGCCGATGTACGGGCGCTCGACAGCATCCCGATGTTCCTCGAGGACAGCTCCGGGCTCGACGTGCAGCAGACCGCCGAGGGCGCGTTCCTGTGGGCGGTCGACAACGGCACCGGCACGATCTGGAAGCTGAAGGCCTCGGCCGACGGGTCGGTCTCGTTCGCGGACGGTTGGGTGGACGGCAAGCGCGTCCGATTCCAGAAGGACGCGTCGGATGCCGGCGCGGCGGGCCCCGACACCGAGGGCATCACGGTGGACGGCAGCGGTCTGGTCTATCTCGCTTCCGAGCGTGACAACGGCGACAAGGGCGTGAATCAGAACAAGATCCTGCAGGTCGATCCCGACGCAGCCGGCCCCGACCTCGTCGCCCTGACCGAGTGGGACCTCACCGAGCTGCTCCCCGCAGTCGGCGCGAACCTCGGCATCGAGGCCGTCGAGTGGGTGTCGGATGCCACGCTCGCTGGAAAGCTCTTCGACGACAACACGAACGCGCCGTACGACGGCTCGGCGTACGCCGGTGACGGACTGTTCTTCGTCGCCGTCGAGGACGGCGGCGGCGTGTACGCGTTCGCGCTCGCCGCTGACGGCTCCGCCGAGCTCGTCTCGACCATCGACCCCGGCCTCGCCGGAGTCATGAGCCTGGACTACGACTCCGTGCTCGGCGTGCTGTGGGCGGTATGCGACGACGGCTGCGGCGGCAAGTCCGCGCAGATCACGCTCAACGGCAGTGACAAGCCCGGTATCGCGCACTTCGCGCGACCGGCCGGCATACCCGACATCAACAACGAGGGCTTCGCGACGGCGCCGGCCTCGCTCGCGACGGACGGCCAGCGCCCGGTCTGGTGGTTCGCCGACGGATACACCTCGAACGCATTGCGAACCGGCACGCTGCCGGCTGCTGCGGATGGCGAAGGCCCCGACGACGGCGAAGGTCCCGGCAACGGCGGAGGAGGCGGTGACGGCGGCAGCCAGCCCGGTCCCTCCGTGGAGCCGCTCCCCGGCACCGCGCTGGTGGACGGCAACCGCGGCGACGCGACTGTGAGCCAGTCGGTCGTCGCGCCCGGCGGTCAGGTCACGATAACGGTCGGCACGCAGCACGCCGGCGTCGACGTCGAGGTCTGGATGTACTCCGACCCGGTGTTCCTCGCCGGCGGAACGCTGAACGCCGCCGGAGCCATCACCGTCAGCATCCCCACGGACGCCCCGGCCGGCTCCCACCGTCTCGCGGTCTACTCCGCCGACGGCGAGCTGCTGGGCTGGGCGAACATCGAGGTCAGCGGCGGCGCGGCGCTCGCGGCCACCGGCTCCGAGCTGCCGACCGGAAACCTCGTGCTCGCACTCGGCCTGCTCATCGCCGGCGCGCTCGCCGTCACGCTGCGCCGCCGCGCGCAGAAGGCCTAG
- a CDS encoding ABC transporter permease, which yields MNLTHIGLIARLELTQRLRSVSWYILLGVFALILLGVTALSFSVYASTEVTGAGVYSIVVNVVLLLVVLVSPTLSGNAINGDRDAATLAAVQVTAASTGDIMLGKLLAAIATGGVFLLVAVPFLGVSLLAGGVHPATLAVSLLVLAAEIVVVAAIGVGLSGLIARPLFSVAATYLVVAALAIGTLIAFGLGGAALRSETTSYNRPYDAFGNVDCERWETYTYEVPRFDRVWWLLSANPFVVLADATPTVYDAQGWPVDVFGQIKYGVRGAQLPPQDYRWDECDPSASQSQQQTPREVIDSTVPSWFVGLGIQIVIAGGLFAGAWARTSTPARMLPPGTRIA from the coding sequence ATGAACCTCACGCACATCGGCCTGATCGCCCGGCTCGAGCTGACCCAGCGGCTCCGCAGCGTCAGCTGGTACATCCTGCTGGGCGTCTTCGCCCTGATCCTGCTCGGTGTCACGGCGCTGTCCTTCTCGGTGTACGCGTCCACCGAGGTGACGGGCGCCGGCGTCTACTCGATCGTCGTCAACGTCGTGCTGCTGCTGGTGGTGCTCGTCTCGCCGACGCTCAGCGGGAACGCGATCAACGGCGACCGCGATGCCGCGACCCTCGCCGCCGTGCAGGTCACCGCAGCATCCACCGGCGACATCATGCTCGGAAAGCTCCTCGCGGCGATCGCCACGGGAGGCGTGTTCCTCCTCGTCGCGGTGCCGTTCCTCGGCGTCTCCCTGCTCGCCGGCGGAGTGCATCCCGCGACGCTCGCCGTCTCGCTTCTCGTGCTCGCCGCCGAGATCGTCGTCGTCGCGGCCATCGGCGTGGGCCTGAGCGGGCTCATCGCGCGGCCCCTCTTCTCTGTGGCGGCGACCTACCTCGTCGTCGCGGCTCTCGCGATCGGTACTCTGATCGCCTTCGGTCTGGGCGGCGCAGCGCTGCGCAGCGAGACCACGAGCTACAACCGCCCGTACGACGCCTTCGGAAACGTCGACTGCGAGCGGTGGGAGACGTACACCTATGAGGTGCCGCGGTTCGATCGCGTGTGGTGGCTTCTCTCCGCGAACCCGTTCGTGGTGCTGGCGGATGCCACGCCCACCGTCTACGACGCCCAGGGATGGCCGGTGGACGTGTTCGGGCAGATCAAGTACGGCGTGCGCGGCGCGCAGCTGCCGCCGCAGGACTACCGCTGGGACGAGTGCGACCCCAGCGCGTCGCAGAGCCAGCAGCAGACGCCGCGTGAGGTCATCGACAGCACAGTGCCGAGCTGGTTCGTCGGTCTCGGCATCCAGATCGTCATCGCCGGCGGACTGTTCGCCGGCGCCTGGGCGCGCACCAGCACTCCCGCGCGGATGCTGCCGCCGGGCACACGCATCGCCTGA
- a CDS encoding ABC transporter ATP-binding protein, translating into MSGIVAEGVSRSFGTVHAVRNASFRAGRGRVTGLVGPNGAGKTTLLLMLSSLLAPDTGTIRIGDVDPLEDPLSARRLLGWMPDALGAWPSLTARETIVTTARLYDIDRAAAEARAAELLVLVGLSELADAPAKVLSRGQKQKLGLARALVHDPQVLLLDEPASGLDPDARVQLRVLLRRLAAEGRTVLISSHILSELEEVIDDAVFLVAGSVVDAATAQAAARGWRIRLSGADAARLPADADRIAGALGMEPGALGIDRNAVLAGFETEDAAAAGLRRLVDAGLAISEFAPAQSALEHTFLNLPRAEPHA; encoded by the coding sequence ATGAGCGGAATCGTCGCCGAGGGCGTCAGCAGGTCGTTCGGCACGGTTCACGCCGTCAGGAACGCGAGCTTCCGAGCCGGACGCGGTCGCGTGACGGGACTTGTCGGCCCCAACGGCGCGGGAAAGACGACGCTGCTGCTGATGCTGTCGTCCCTGCTCGCCCCCGACACCGGCACGATCCGCATCGGCGACGTCGACCCCCTCGAGGATCCGCTGAGCGCACGCCGCCTGCTCGGCTGGATGCCGGATGCGCTGGGCGCCTGGCCGTCCCTCACCGCACGCGAGACCATCGTCACGACCGCGCGCCTTTACGACATCGACCGGGCAGCAGCCGAGGCCCGCGCCGCCGAACTGCTCGTGCTCGTCGGCCTGAGTGAACTGGCGGATGCTCCGGCGAAGGTGCTCTCGCGCGGGCAGAAGCAGAAGCTGGGCCTTGCCCGCGCGCTCGTGCACGACCCGCAGGTTCTCCTGCTGGACGAGCCGGCGTCCGGACTCGATCCGGATGCGCGCGTGCAGCTGCGCGTGCTGCTGCGCCGCCTCGCAGCCGAGGGGCGCACGGTCCTGATCTCGAGTCACATCCTCTCCGAGCTCGAAGAGGTCATCGACGACGCGGTGTTCCTCGTCGCGGGCTCCGTCGTCGACGCCGCGACCGCCCAGGCTGCCGCCCGAGGCTGGCGCATCCGCCTCAGCGGGGCGGATGCTGCACGGCTGCCCGCCGACGCCGATCGGATCGCGGGAGCGCTCGGGATGGAGCCGGGAGCCCTCGGCATCGACCGCAACGCCGTGCTCGCCGGGTTCGAGACGGAGGACGCTGCGGCCGCGGGACTGCGCCGCCTCGTGGATGCCGGACTCGCGATCAGCGAGTTCGCACCGGCGCAGAGCGCACTGGAGCACACCTTCCTCAACCTGCCACGGGCGGAGCCGCACGCATGA
- a CDS encoding glycerophosphodiester phosphodiesterase family protein, producing MPRKSPLVIGHRGAPGYRPEHSRSSYELALAMGVDAVEPDVVATKDGVLVVRHENEISGTTDVEDHPEFADRKTTKRIDGQPLTGWFTEDFTWDELATLRVRERLPEVRPSSASFDGAQPMLRLTDLLELISAGSSEHGREIGVVLEVKHATYFASIGIDLAPLIARDLRAAGWADGQLPLMIESFESTVLAQLREEGIAASYIYLIEASGRPYDQLVAHGRQAATYKATVTARGLDGLVGRVDGISVSKRMLLVKGNTIVEDAHTRGLKVFTWTVRPENAFLAAEYRGEGGRQAFGDYESEWAVIARSGVDGVFVDHPDLGVAFFRR from the coding sequence ATGCCCAGGAAGTCGCCGCTCGTCATCGGCCACCGGGGCGCACCCGGCTACCGGCCCGAACACAGCAGATCGTCATACGAACTCGCACTCGCGATGGGTGTGGATGCCGTCGAGCCCGACGTCGTGGCGACGAAGGACGGCGTGCTCGTCGTCAGACACGAGAACGAGATCTCCGGCACGACCGACGTCGAGGACCATCCGGAGTTCGCCGACCGGAAGACGACCAAGCGCATCGACGGCCAGCCTCTGACGGGATGGTTCACCGAGGACTTCACCTGGGATGAGCTCGCAACCCTCCGCGTGCGGGAACGACTGCCCGAGGTGCGCCCGTCCAGCGCCTCGTTCGATGGCGCGCAGCCCATGCTGCGGCTCACCGATCTCCTGGAGCTGATCAGCGCCGGCTCGAGCGAGCACGGACGCGAGATCGGGGTCGTGCTCGAGGTCAAGCACGCGACCTACTTCGCGAGCATCGGCATCGACCTCGCCCCCCTGATCGCCCGCGACCTGCGCGCCGCCGGCTGGGCAGACGGCCAGCTGCCACTGATGATCGAGTCGTTCGAGTCGACGGTCCTCGCGCAGCTGCGCGAGGAGGGCATCGCGGCGTCCTACATCTACCTGATCGAGGCATCCGGTCGCCCCTACGACCAGCTCGTCGCGCATGGCCGACAGGCCGCCACCTACAAGGCCACAGTGACCGCGCGCGGGCTCGACGGGCTCGTCGGCAGGGTCGACGGGATCAGCGTCAGCAAGCGGATGCTGCTCGTCAAGGGCAACACGATCGTCGAGGATGCGCACACCAGAGGGCTGAAGGTGTTCACCTGGACGGTCCGCCCCGAGAACGCGTTCCTCGCGGCGGAGTACCGCGGCGAGGGCGGCCGGCAGGCGTTCGGCGATTACGAGTCGGAATGGGCCGTGATCGCACGTAGCGGCGTCGACGGCGTCTTCGTCGATCATCCCGATCTCGGCGTGGCGTTCTTCCGCCGCTGA
- a CDS encoding Bax inhibitor-1/YccA family protein, producing MSNFAFNNPAFQQQDPRNVASYPGAPGAQRGVQGAQAASLQHGAMDAAANAQLEGMYASPSAGSIETDRMSVEDTVWKTAGLFGILLVTAAIGWVWSLGGLSFNPSAGVSMLPMIIGALGGFVLAMVITFTSRKKVRPALIFGYAALEGLFVGGISAFFEVIYPGIVVQATLATLAVVGVTLALFANGKIRASKKMTKVFMIAMVGYLVFSLLNLVLMWTGVNQNAFGLRSVEIMGIPLGLIIGVLVVFMAAYSLVMDFDQIQQGVRNGAPRQYGWVGGFGIMVTVVWLYVEILRIIAIARGSD from the coding sequence ATGAGCAATTTCGCCTTCAACAACCCGGCGTTCCAGCAGCAGGATCCGCGCAACGTCGCCAGCTACCCGGGTGCGCCCGGCGCTCAGCGGGGTGTGCAGGGGGCCCAGGCCGCCTCGCTCCAGCACGGCGCCATGGATGCTGCCGCCAACGCGCAGCTCGAGGGCATGTACGCATCGCCCTCCGCCGGTTCCATCGAGACCGACCGGATGAGCGTCGAGGACACCGTCTGGAAGACCGCAGGACTCTTCGGGATCCTCCTCGTCACCGCAGCGATCGGCTGGGTCTGGTCGTTGGGCGGACTGTCCTTCAACCCGAGCGCGGGCGTGTCGATGCTGCCGATGATCATCGGTGCGCTCGGCGGATTCGTGCTCGCGATGGTCATCACCTTCACCTCGCGCAAGAAGGTGCGCCCCGCGCTGATCTTCGGCTATGCCGCTCTTGAGGGTCTTTTCGTCGGTGGCATCTCGGCATTCTTCGAGGTCATCTACCCGGGCATCGTCGTGCAGGCGACGCTCGCGACCCTCGCCGTCGTGGGCGTGACCCTGGCGCTGTTCGCCAACGGCAAGATCCGCGCGTCCAAGAAGATGACCAAGGTCTTCATGATCGCCATGGTCGGCTACCTCGTCTTCTCGCTGCTGAACCTCGTCCTCATGTGGACCGGCGTCAACCAGAACGCGTTCGGACTGCGCAGCGTCGAGATCATGGGCATTCCGCTCGGCCTGATCATCGGCGTTCTCGTGGTCTTCATGGCCGCGTACTCGCTGGTCATGGACTTCGACCAGATCCAGCAGGGCGTGCGCAACGGCGCTCCCCGTCAGTACGGCTGGGTCGGCGGCTTCGGCATCATGGTCACCGTCGTCTGGCTGTACGTCGAGATCCTCCGCATCATCGCGATCGCCCGCGGCAGCGACTGA
- a CDS encoding GlsB/YeaQ/YmgE family stress response membrane protein, which produces MGFLGFLLLGLIAGAIAKLILPGKQGGGWFVTLLLGVVGALLGGWIGGLLFGRGLEEFFDLGTWALAIGGAIVVLLIYGLIVGRGQKVDD; this is translated from the coding sequence ATGGGTTTTCTCGGATTTCTTCTTCTCGGTCTCATCGCCGGAGCGATCGCCAAGCTGATCCTGCCGGGCAAGCAGGGCGGCGGATGGTTCGTCACGCTGCTGCTCGGCGTCGTCGGCGCACTGCTCGGCGGCTGGATCGGAGGTCTGCTCTTCGGCCGCGGACTTGAGGAGTTCTTCGACCTCGGCACGTGGGCTCTCGCCATCGGCGGTGCGATCGTCGTGCTGCTGATCTACGGCCTCATCGTGGGCCGCGGTCAGAAGGTCGACGACTAG
- a CDS encoding RNA polymerase sigma factor, giving the protein MTESGPDGGAVRSTPEVERTVAAVWRIESAKIVATLTRMVGDFGLAEDLAQDAVLEALRQWPAEGVPRNPAAWLTAVAKRRAIDGWRRQERYDDRIATIAHDLEREQADAADAAPWDPDAIDDDVLRLIFISCHPVLSREASVALTLRVVGGLSSEEIARAFVVPTATVQQRIVRAKKTLGAAKVPFEVPGREEYPERIAAVLGVLYLVFNEGHAASSGEDWMRPELSHEAIRLTRVLAALVPRERDAHSLLALMELTAARFPARVDAHGEPILLADQDRSRWDRGRISRGRAALERADARGRGRGAYGLQAAIAECHAVAASIDDTDWDRIVLLYEALGRIAPSPIVELNRAAAVAMAMGPASALRIIDRLAESGALAGYHLLPATRGEMLLRLGRREEARSEFAVAAELAGNDRERALLEAKAAE; this is encoded by the coding sequence ATGACGGAATCCGGTCCCGACGGCGGCGCGGTGCGCTCCACACCAGAGGTGGAGCGCACCGTCGCCGCCGTGTGGCGCATCGAGTCCGCGAAGATCGTCGCAACCCTGACCCGGATGGTGGGCGACTTCGGGCTCGCCGAGGACCTCGCCCAGGATGCCGTGCTCGAGGCGCTGCGCCAGTGGCCCGCCGAGGGCGTGCCGCGCAACCCCGCGGCGTGGCTGACGGCCGTCGCGAAGCGCCGGGCCATCGACGGCTGGCGTCGTCAGGAGCGCTACGACGACCGGATCGCGACGATCGCGCACGATCTCGAACGAGAGCAGGCGGATGCCGCGGACGCCGCCCCCTGGGATCCGGATGCGATCGACGACGATGTGCTCCGGCTGATCTTCATCTCCTGCCACCCCGTCCTGTCGCGGGAGGCGAGCGTGGCACTGACCCTTCGCGTGGTCGGCGGTCTGTCGAGCGAGGAGATCGCCAGGGCGTTCGTCGTCCCCACCGCGACCGTGCAGCAGCGCATCGTCCGCGCCAAGAAGACGCTGGGCGCCGCGAAGGTGCCGTTCGAGGTGCCGGGGCGTGAGGAGTATCCCGAGCGCATCGCGGCCGTCCTCGGCGTGCTCTACCTCGTCTTCAACGAGGGACACGCGGCCAGCAGCGGGGAGGACTGGATGCGCCCCGAGCTCAGCCACGAGGCGATCCGTCTGACACGCGTGCTGGCGGCCCTCGTGCCCCGTGAACGCGACGCGCACAGCCTGCTCGCGCTGATGGAGCTCACCGCCGCACGGTTTCCGGCCCGGGTCGACGCCCATGGGGAGCCGATCCTCCTCGCAGACCAGGACCGCAGCCGCTGGGACCGCGGCCGCATCTCTCGCGGTCGGGCCGCGCTCGAACGTGCCGACGCGCGCGGTCGCGGGCGCGGTGCATACGGACTGCAGGCGGCCATCGCGGAGTGCCATGCGGTCGCGGCATCCATCGACGACACGGACTGGGACAGGATCGTCCTGCTCTACGAGGCGCTGGGCAGGATCGCGCCATCGCCGATCGTGGAGCTGAACCGGGCTGCGGCCGTCGCTATGGCGATGGGCCCGGCGTCCGCTCTGCGCATCATCGACCGGCTCGCCGAATCAGGAGCGCTGGCGGGATACCATCTCCTGCCTGCCACCCGCGGCGAGATGCTGCTGCGTCTCGGACGCAGAGAAGAGGCCCGCTCCGAGTTCGCTGTCGCCGCCGAACTGGCGGGAAACGACCGGGAGCGGGCCCTTCTGGAGGCGAAGGCCGCCGAATGA
- a CDS encoding YciI family protein, with the protein MKFMLIMRATDEAVEAYEQIPFEQIIEAMGKYNESMMKAGVLLAGEGLTDAAEGFVVDFSAEKPLVTDGPYGETKELFNGFWIIEVSTREEAAEWASRAPLTAGSYLEVRRVTEMEDFPADNEWIQKEEGWREEQSQRAQQ; encoded by the coding sequence ATGAAGTTCATGCTGATCATGCGCGCAACCGACGAGGCTGTCGAGGCCTACGAGCAGATCCCGTTCGAGCAGATCATCGAGGCGATGGGCAAGTACAACGAGTCGATGATGAAGGCCGGCGTCCTGCTCGCGGGGGAGGGCCTCACCGATGCCGCCGAGGGCTTCGTCGTCGATTTCAGCGCCGAGAAGCCGCTGGTCACCGACGGCCCCTACGGCGAGACGAAGGAGCTGTTCAACGGATTCTGGATCATCGAGGTCTCGACGCGTGAAGAGGCCGCGGAGTGGGCGAGCCGCGCACCGCTGACCGCCGGCAGCTACCTCGAGGTCCGCCGAGTGACCGAGATGGAGGACTTCCCGGCCGACAACGAGTGGATCCAGAAGGAAGAGGGCTGGCGCGAGGAGCAGTCTCAGCGCGCCCAGCAGTGA